Proteins encoded together in one Candidatus Woesearchaeota archaeon window:
- a CDS encoding DIP1984 family protein encodes MKLGEALSKLKKEKSKLARLILLRKENIYAEEGKKTKFDPKKLSDEIDEKIEEIRKLKIKVQKTNLDTAVNGEKITLAEAIVKVNDMRSKLAHLSSLFEKRRSYIFRDKDEKEMVAQLDELKIEDEIEKLEIEKVQLDNKIQMANWTTQLRD; translated from the coding sequence ATGAAACTTGGTGAAGCGTTAAGCAAATTAAAGAAAGAAAAAAGCAAATTAGCAAGACTAATATTGCTGAGAAAAGAAAACATCTATGCAGAAGAAGGCAAAAAAACAAAATTTGACCCAAAAAAGCTGTCTGATGAGATAGACGAGAAAATTGAAGAAATCAGGAAGCTAAAAATTAAGGTGCAAAAAACAAACTTAGATACAGCAGTTAATGGAGAAAAGATAACATTGGCTGAAGCAATAGTTAAAGTTAATGATATGCGAAGCAAGCTGGCTCATTTAAGCTCTTTATTTGAGAAAAGAAGGAGCTATATCTTTAGAGACAAAGATGAGAAAGAAATGGTAGCTCAACTAGATGAACTTAAAATAGAGGACGAAATAGAAAAGTTGGAGATTGAAAAAGTCCAGCTTGATAATAAAATACAGATGGCAAACTGGACAACTCAATTACGCGATTAA